The proteins below come from a single Jaculus jaculus isolate mJacJac1 chromosome X, mJacJac1.mat.Y.cur, whole genome shotgun sequence genomic window:
- the LOC101611273 gene encoding DDB1- and CUL4-associated factor 12-like protein 2 has protein sequence MAPQQTGSSRKRKAQGDGQGAGSSVLPGPVMAAAPGEGPRLPKRQRRPVARRSLVHYLNGRAQGHAGLPGFESELRGYAILRLPELLQERQLALGPLNKVFASQWLNARQVVCGTKCNTLFVVDIHSGRITRIPLMRDRVPGLARPQPTCGIHAVELNPSKTLLATGGENPNSLAVYQLPTFDPVCLGDRQGHRDWIFAIAWMSDTVAVSGSRDGTVALWRMDPDMFNGISWYKDMGLPRYAHIRPKDMEAIPRATTNPGNRKVRALAFSGKNQELGAVSLDGYFHLWKARSSLSRLLSFRLPYCRENVCLTYCDDLSLYAVGSQSHVSFLDPRQRQQNIRPLCSREGGTGVRSLSFYQHIITVGTGHGSLLFYDIRAQKFLEEKSSASLDSFPGPTGRKLKLTCGRGWLNQNELWVNYFGGMEEFPNALYTHCYNWPEMKLFVGGGPLPSGLHGNYAGLWS, from the coding sequence ATGGCCCCGCAGCAAACAGGTAGCAGCAGGAAGCGGAAAGCTCAGGGAGACGGTCAGGGCGCCGGGAGCTCCGTGTTGCCCGGCCCGGTGATGGCGGCGGCCCCTGGAGAGGGTCCGAGGCTGCCCAAGAGGCAGAGGCGGCCGGTGGCGCGGCGCTCGCTGGTGCACTACCTGAACGGGCGTGCTCAGGGCCACGCAGGGCTCCCGGGCTTCGAGAGCGAGCTGCGGGGCTACGCCATCCTCAGGCTGCCTGAGCTGCTGCAGGAACGCCAGCTGGCCCTGGGCCCCCTCAACAAGGTGTTCGCCTCGCAGTGGCTCAACGCCAGGCAGGTGGTGTGTGGCACCAAGTGCAACACGCTCTTCGTGGTGGACATCCACTCTGGAAGGATCACTCGCATCCCTCTAATGAGGGACAGGGTGCCTGGCCTGGCTCGCCCTCAGCCCACCTGCGGCATCCATGCGGTTGAGCTGAATCCCTCCAAGACCCTTCTGGCCACAGGGGGCGAAAACCCCAACAGCCTGGCGGTCTACCAGTTGCCCACCTTTGACCCTGTGTGCTTAGGTGATCGCCAAGGCCACAGGGACTGGATCTTCGCCATCGCCTGGATGAGTGACACCGTGGCCGTGAGTGGCTCCCGCGATGGCACTGTGGCACTGTGGCGGATGGACCCTGATATGTTTAATGGCATTTCCTGGTACAAGGATATGGGGCTCCCAAGATATGCTCACATCCGTCCAAAGGATATGGAGGCCATTCCTAGAGCCACCACCAACCCTGGAAACCGCAAAGTTCGAGCCCTGGCATTCAGTGGCAAGAACCAGGAGCTGGGTGCAGTGTCCCTGGATGGCTATTTCCATCTGTGGAAGGCCCGCAGCTCCCTGTCCAGGTTGCTATCTTTCAGGCTGCCCTACTGCCGAGAGAACGTGTGCCTCACATACTGTGATGATTTATCCCTCTACGCAGTGGGTTCCCAGTCTCATGTCTCCTTCCTGGATCCAAGACAACGTCAGCAGAACATCCGCCCATTGTGCTCTCGAGAAGGTGGCACAGGAGTGCGCTCACTGAGTTTCTACCAGCACATTATCACTGTGGGCACTGGTCATGGCTCTCTGCTCTTCTATGACATCCGTGCCCAGAAGTTCTTGGAAGAGAAGTCCTCAGCTAGTCTGGACTCCTTTCCTGGGCCTACTGGGAGGAAGCTTAAACTTACCTGTGGCAGAGGATGGCTCAACCAGAATGAACTATGGGTGAACTACTTTGGTGGCATGGAGGAGTTCCCGAATGCACTCTATACCCACTGCTACAACTGGCCTGAGATGAAGCTCTTTGTGGGTGGAGGACCTCTTCCTTCAGGCCTCCATGGGAACTATGCAGGCCTCTGGAGCTAA